ACGATTAGGAATAAACGCCGTCAGGTTTAAATCTATCTGAGTATCTTCCACCGTAGGAATTTCCTGCCCTTGAATCTCGTCAATGGCTTCCTTTAACATCTCCGTGTACATCTCAAAACCAATCGCCTCCATTTGCCCCGATTGTTCGGCACCCAAAAGGCTACCAACCCCCCTTATCTCCATATCACGCATGGCGAGGTGATACCCCGAACCCAATTGGGAAAATTCCTGTAAAGCCCGTAAACGCTTTCTAGCCTTCTCAGAAAGACTCACATCATCAGGATATAGTAACCAGGCATGGGCTTGGATACCAGAACGTCCAACCCTTCCTCGCAACTGGTACAATTGAGCCAAGCCAAATTTTTGGGCATCCTCCACAATAATAGTATTTACCCTCGGAATATCCAACCCCGACTCGATGATGGTGGTACAAATTAACAAATCGGCATCTCCATTACTAAAACCCAACATAGTGGATTCTAATTCCCCCTCTGGCATCTGCCCATGGGCTACACCAATGCGTAAACTGGGAATCATATTTTGCAACATTTCCACCACTTTATCCATACCCTCAATGCGTGGTAGCACATAAAATATTTGTCCGCCCCTGTCCAATTCGTTACGAATGGCGGTGCGAATAATGCCTTCATTAAAGGCGCCAATGTGGGTTTTGATGGGGCGACGACTAGGGGGAGGGGTAGTAATCAGGCTCATTTCCCTGACTCCTGAAATGGACATATAAAGGGTACGGGGGATAGGGGTAGCGCTGAGGGTGAGGACATCCACGGAGGTTTTCATTGCCTTAATTTTTTCTTTTTGATTTACCCCAAATCTTTGCTCTTCATCTATTACTAATAAGCCTAAATCTTTATATTTAATAGTTTTGCTTAAAAGTTGGTGAGTTCCTACGACAATATCTAATTCTCCTGTGGCTAATTTTTGGATAATTTCTTTTCTTTCGGAGGGGCTACGGAAACGATTTAGTAAGCCGATATTGATGGGATAAGGAGAAAATCTTTCTAGTAAGGTATGGTAATGTTGTTGAGATAAGATGGTAGTGGGAGCTAAAAATGCGACTTGTTTATGTCCTGCCGTAATTACTTTAAAAATAGTTCTGATGGCTACCTCTGTTTTACCAAATCCCACATCTCCACATATTAAACGATCCATGGGGCGATCGCTCTCTAAATCTATTTTTACATCCTGAGTTGCTTTCAATTGATCTGGCGTTGGTTCATAAGGAAAAGAGTCCTCTAATTCCCTTTGCCAGGGAGAATCTTCTGGATAAACAAACCCTGTTAATTTAGCACGGGTAGCATATAATTTTACTAAATCTACCGCTAATTTTTTAATGGATCTACGGGCTTTATTTTTAATATTATTCCATTCTTTTCCTGCTAATTTATGAATTTTAGGATGCTTACCATCTATGGCACGATAACGACTCAAGACCTCAGAATTTTCTGCAGGTACTCTCAAAATTCCATCGGCATATTGAATAACTAAATACTCACGACTAGCCAAAGTTTCTAAGTCAATAAATTGACCAATGCCATGGTGTTTATGCACCACAAAATCTTTAGGTCTTAACTTGTCTAAATCAACCTGTTTTGAGGCTGCCCTTCTTCTTTTTCTAATGTAAGTGGGAGTGGCTAAATTGTGTTGTCCAAAAAACTCTTTATCGGTGACAACTGCTATACGAAAAGTAGGTAAAATAAAACCTTCTAATTCTGCTTGTCCTGAATACTTTATCGCTACCGCTGTATTTTGGCGATGGGATTTTTCGATGGTGGGAAAATCTAGGGGATTGGAGATGAATTGGGCAGGGCAATCATGCTCTTGTAATAAAGCAACCGAGCGCATGGGTTGGGCAGAAATTAACCAAGTATTATATTTACTTAAATCGATGGTGTTATATACTTCTTTTTTACCCCTAATTATTTCCCCTATTTTGGCAAATTGATGGGGGCTAACGGGCAAAGGACGAGATGATAAGTTAAGACTATTTTCTTGATTTTCTTGGGCAATTTCCGAGAGGTGAATTTGGGGATATTTAATAGTTTGTAAAGACTGCTCAAGGGTACGATGGAGGGGCGGTAAAAGATTTCCGTTAGTTTCATTGACTAACTGCCATCTTTCCTCGGCTTGTTCTGTCCAAATATTACTATGGGCAAAACACTGGCTTGGTTCATCCATCGCCACTAGGGTATCATCATCAAAATAATCAAGAATACTTGCCACAGGGTCAAAGGCAAAGCCCAGAAAACGAGTCACCCCTTCGGGATAAATGTTGTTTTGCAAGTTGTCTTGCTCTAGGGGGGTCAAGTATGGTTCAATGGTCTGTATAGTGGGGATGTTTTGCAAAATAATGCTATCCCAAGAACTAGGAGTTAAATTAAGACTTTCAATTTTATCTAAGCTACGTTGAGAAACGGGGTCAAATTCTTTGATTTGTTCTAGTTCATCGCCAAAAAACTCTAATCTGATGGGTAATTCGGCGGAAACGGGAAATATATCGATTAAATCTCCTCTTTTTGCCCATTGTCCTTCGCTTTCTACTAAATTAACTCTCTCATAACCCATGTTTGCCAAGGTGAGGTCAATTTCTTTACTATTAAGGGTCATGCCCTCGGTTAGGTTTAAACAATATTGACTAAAAACATCGGCAGGGGGTAAATGGGGCTGTAGGGCTTGTTCGGTGGTAACTACAGCAACAGGTTCTTTTTTACTAATTAAACCGCTAAGGGTCTGCATCTGTCCCCAAATCATCTCAGATTCGGGGTTAAGGGCTTCGTAGGGACTGGCGGAGGTGGTGGGATAGAAAAAAACTTGTTTCCAGCCCATGGCTTCTATATTTGCCATCCAACGGGCGGATTCTTCGAGGGTGGCACAGACTATGAGGAGGTTTTTGTTCTGTTTTTGGGCAAGGGCGGAGGTGACTAAGCCTTTTACGAGTCTTGATGCCCCTTGAAGGTGAAAGGGTTTATCGTGGTCAATTTTCTTGGTTAATTCGTTGCTGAGGGGAGAATGTGCGATCGCCTTTATGACAGAAGAGAAGCTCATTTAAGTGATGTTACGCAAAAAAATAATTAGTTGTTGGTTTGAGGTGTTAGGTATTAGATGTCGGGTGTCAGGTTTTAAATCAAAAATATTTACTCTTTTTTCTTTTGGGCTAATTTTTCCATTAAGCTATGTAGCATTCTGCCAATTTCTTCGCATTTGTTTAAAGTAACCTTTAATTCTTCATCTTTAAGATAACCTAATCGTCCCACAATCATCAAATGAGTTTCTAATTCCTTAAGTGAGCCATTAGCAATGGAAAGATGACGGATATAATCACCCAAATGATTTCTCCCTTTTCCTTCTGCAATGTTGGCAGGAATTGAAACTGCTGCTCTTTGTATTTGACTACTTAATCCATAAATTTCGGTTTTAGGAAACTGAGAAGTTAATTTATAACATATCACTACCAAATCCATTGATTTTTGCCATACCATTAAATCTCGATAACTTTTTACTTCAGTCATTGTCATTCTTTACCTAAAACCTGACCCCTAACACCTGATACCTTTCATATCAGGAACTTCGAATATTGTATATTAAAGTCATTTGTATGGAGCTAAGCGGATTCGAACCGCTGACTTTCACAATGCCATTGTGACACTCTACCAACTGAGTTATAGCCCCTTGCGTGGTAAGCAATAACTATTATGTCATAAACAACAAAAAAAATCAACCCCAATTCCTTAAGACTCATAATTATTTGTCTATTGTTTGAGAATGGCTATAAACTATTGATTATTATTCATGATTGACTATTAATAATTTTATTTTTATGAAATGTAGAGTTATTGTAATTACTTCTGGTAAGGGGGGAGTGGGAAAAACCACCATCACCTCCAATTTGGGTACAGCCATCGCCCAATTAGGAAAAAAAGTTTGTTTAATAGATGCCGATTTTGGTCTAAGAAACCTAGATTTATTGTTAGGATTAGAGCAAAGGGTTGTATATACTATTATGGATGCCCTAGCAGGGGAATGTACCCTAGAAAAAGCTATTGTGAGGGATAAACGTACAGAGGGTTTACATTTATTACCTGCTGCCCAAAACCGCACCAAAGATGCTATCACCCCCGAACAAATGAAGGAGGTTATCGAACAACTAAAACCTAATTTTGATTATATTCTTGTGGATTGTCCTGCAGGGATTGAAATGGGCTTTAGAAATGCGATCGCAGCGGCGACGGAGGCTTTAATTGTAACCACTCCAGAGATTGCGGCTGTCAGAGATGCGGATAGAGTTGTGGGTTTATTAGAAAGTGAAGCAATGCCCAGTATTCGTCTAATTATTAATCGTTTACGTCCTGAAATGGTACAAATGGACGAAATGATTGGGGTTGAGGATATTCTCGATTTACTGGTAGTTCCTTTAATGGGAATTGTACCTGATGATAAAAGAATTATTACATCTTCTAATCGTGGTGAACCCTTAGTATTGAGTAAAGAGCCTTCTTTACCTGCCATTGCCATCAAAAATATTGCCAAAAGATTGGAAGGGGCTGATGTACCCTATCTCGATTTGATGGCATCCCAAGATACTTTTTTCACCCGAATTAAACGTTTCTTGGGGATGTCTGAAAAAAAATAACGACTATTTTTTGATTGAGCGATGCTTGGTTGTCCCAAATCAAGAACATCTAAAGCTCAATCCTTTTACTCTCACACAATTACTAAACTGATGTAGATATGATGAAAAATATTTTTACTTCCATTACCTCTTGGGGTTCTACGGAAAAAAGCGGTAGAAGCGCCAAGAATCGATTACAGCTAGTCTTAGCCCATGATAGGGCAGGGGTTAATCCTGAGTTGATCGAAAAAATGCGCTTAGAAATTTTGGAGGTAGTTAATCGCTATCTTGACATTGACATTGAAGAGATGGATTTTTCTATTCAAAGTAGCGATCGCACTACATCCTTAAAAGCCAATTTACCCATTAAAAAAATCAAAAGAAATCAAGAAATTTAAACAAAAATTATCATTAATTTAAGCATGGGTGCGGTTAGAAATTACCCAACTAAAAATGGGTAATAAAACCACACTGGCAACGGAAACAATGACCATTATAGTAATAATATCGAGATACTCTGCATTCATAAATTATCACCCCTCTAAAGATATTGGATAACAAAAATAGCCGATATATTTTGTATATTTAGCTACATTTATATTGTAACCATTGATTATGTAATGAAAGGGGAAATGTAACAAAAAAGCAAGATTAGCCCATTACAAAGTAACAGGAGAATCAACATAAATGGTCGGTTCTTGCATGGTAAAGTTGATACCGTGGGTAATAAGCTGTTGAGAAATCTTATCGTTGGCAAGTTCTAATAATCTCTTTCTCAACTTTATAGAACTTTCATTAGAACCAAGAATAAAAAATGTTACCCTTGCCCTAGTTTCCTGTTGATTTTCTGGCAAAAATAAAGCCACTTTGGTACTATCAGGATCAATACCAAATAAAGCATTGGTACATTTTTTTACCACATCTTCCACTAGGGCTTTTTCGCTATCTTCAAGGGTATTGGCAAAATCAAGATATAACAATACCATTACTTTTTTACCCCTTGTCACATTTTCGATTTCAATGTTTGCCATCATGGAATTAGGCAATATCATCAGGGTACCTTTACCCGGTAGTCTAATTTTAGTTGATCTCAAGCCGATGGATTCTACTCTGCCATACAAGCCTGTATTTAATCTAATATATTCTCCCACAGTAAAAGGACGGTCTAAATATATTACACAAGTACCTAATAATTGTTCGAGGGTTTTTTGGGCTGCAAAGGCGATCGCCACACCCCCCAAACCCACACTAGCTATTAAACCTACCAAATTAATATCTAATCTTCTCGCAAAAGCCAAAGCGGCAATGAAACCAATTAAAACATTAACAATGGTTTCCATGACCAACAATAATTCATCTACTTCCTTACCTAATTTTTGAATCAAATTAATACCATAGACAATTATCACCTGACGAAATAGACGAGAAGCTAACCAAGCAATAATTAGGATTAAACTCAGATCAATGATAAATTGTAAAAAGTTATATAATCCCTCATAATTACGAATAAAATTCAGGGATAATGACCATAAAATAAATGTTCCTGCCAAACGAAAAAGATTTTTGAGGGGATCAATTATTCCTTGATAAAATTCATTTAATGGTTTTTGAGAAAATTTAGAAATAATAACTTTTACAAAAAATGGGGTATATCTACCGACCAAAAATGAAAGTAATAAACAAAATGTAAAAAAACCAAATTCATAAATAAAGTTTAAAAAAACTTGATAGCCTTCTTGGGCTTGTAAAAATTCTATTATATTTGTAATATTTTCCATTACCAAAATTTTGTCTAAATAGTGATGGGAGAATCTACGTTAATTGTTTCATCTTCAATGGTGAAATTAATACCATAATTTTTTAATTGTAAGGTAATATTTTCCCTAGCAATATCCAATAATTGACGGCGTAAATCCATGGAAACTCTTTCCGAACCAAGCAGGAAAAAACTTACCTGAGCTTGGGTAAATGATTTATTTCTGCCCTGATTTACTTCTTCAAATTTTACCCCTGTATTTTTAGGATCAATGCCAAAAATATCTTTGGTACTCTCAATAATTATCTGTCTAATTAATGCCCTTTCATCTTCATCTAGGGGAGTATAAAAGGTGAAATAAACTAGAGAAATAATTTTCTTGGCACCTGTATAATTTTCTATATTGGCTTGGGTTAAAGCACTATTGGGGATAATCATTAATGTTCCTTTACCTGACAATCTTATCTTAGTAGATCTTAATCCGATGGATTCTACCCTACCAAATACCCCATCGGGTAAGCCGATATAATCATCAATACTAAAAGGTCTATCCAAATAGATTACGATACCTCCTAACACCTGTTCAAGGGTTTTTTGAGCGGCAAAGGCGATCGCCAAGCCTCCAATACCTAAACTAGCCAAAAGTCCAAATAAATTAATTTTATGAACTTGAGAAAAGATAAAAACTATCAGTAAAACAATAACAGCATTTGCTACAAATTTACCAACAATTAAAAATTCACTATTAATTTTTTTGTCACTTTTAAGAGCTACATTAAGCAGATATTTATCAAACAAAATACGAAACCATCTAGTGATCAGCCAAATAGTTAAAACAGCTATTCCCAAACTGAGAAAAATTTCCGCAACTTTAACTATTTTAGGTTCTTCATTTACTAAGATATAAATATCCAATAGCCCCAAAAACCATAACAAAACAACCAAATTCAAATCTGGTTGAATCACATCTTTATAAAAGCTACTACCATCAGGACTAACAAATTTATTACTAATAAAATTACCTAGTTTTTGTAAATAGATAGTGGTCAGAAAAATTAGAACCGCAAACGTAACCAGTATCCCTATTTGTAAGGCAGGGTCAGAATTTAAGAGAGTATCAATCATTCTATCTAAATATTAACTCGCACTGACCCAATGGTAACATTAAGTTTTCAAAAAGTCTTAATGATTAATATTTATAGGCTCAACAAATACCCTCAAAAATAATTATTAAAAAACTCGAATTCGGGATAACATTTTTAGTCTTTACAAATAAAGGTGTCAGGTATCGGGTATCAGGTGTTAGGTTAAAGAATTTACAAAAAGTCTATGTTAGGGGTTGATGAAAAAGTGGGGTCATGAGGGAGAATTGACAATGAACAATGAACAAACTATGACCTGCCACCTGCAACCTGTCGCCTGTACGGACGTAGCATGCTACGTCCCCTACCATACTGACAACTATTATCCCGAACTGAGGTTAAAAAAGAAAAATAAGCGATCGCCCAGAGTTAATATAAAAAAAGGGGCGGATAATGCCCACCCCAGAAAAAGAATTTTAACGAACTTGTCTTAAACTATCGACTTTATCGGTAAATAATTCCGTAAAGAGACTGAGTACACTTCTATCTTCCCTTACCTTAATATTTAAACTGACAGACATCCCCGATTGTAAATCGATAGGATTACCACGAACAACCAAATTTTGTTGTTCTAGTTCTACCCTGACAGGAAAACGATAGAAATTATAGGTTTGATCAGGAGGGAGAGCATCAGAGCCGATAAATTGAACGGTGCCTTTAATATCTCCAAATTCACTATAGGAAAAACTATCAATTCTCACATCCACCTGTTGCCCAATTTGTACAAAACCAATATCTTGGTTAGTCACATAACCCTCAGCAATCAAAGGATTTTCAGGACTAGGATCAGGGACTATCTTTAATAGAGGCTCAGAAATGCCACTGCGAGGCACAAAACCCGGACTAGCTTGGAGGTCAAACACCGTACCAGATACAGGAGCTTTTAGTTCCTGAAAACGAAGGGTTTGCTGGGCAGAACTAATTTGACTATCTAATTCAGCAATTCTTTTTTCATTATCAACAACTATACGGTTGAGTTGGCTATCAATTTCCGATAGTCTTTGATTATTACCTGCGAGGCGATCGCGCACATCCCTTTCACTGACTGATACAGTATTTCTCAATTCCTGTTGAGCTTGGGAGATTTCTAAATTAATTCTTGATTGTTCCTCTCGAAGTTGTTCGATTTGAGCTTGACGAGATTGGATTTGTTGCTGTTGTCTTTCCTCCTCAATTCTGCCATTGCTTCTTTGTTCAATGATACTGGCTTGGCGATCCTGTACTTTTTGCCGTTGTAAATCAGTTTGTACCCTTGATACGGCACCTTCTTCCGAGAGGGGGGTAAAGTTTGCCAAAATTTCCTCATCAATTCTCAAACTTTCTTCGGCACGGGCAATGGCATCTCGATTACGGTTGCGGATCTGCTCTAGTACGGCGCGATCATTAATTAGCTGTCTTTGGGCATCCGCTAACTGACTACTATTTTGACTCCTTTGTCTTTCTAACTGACTAATTTTTAGCTGTGCCACCTGAGAACGGGAATCCAATTCATTATTAGCCGCCGCCAAACGAGAAGCCTGATCAGCGCTCAGACCATCACCATTACGGCTCCCAATTTGAGATTCGTAAAACTCAATTTCTTCCACCACCGCCGCACGGTTGAGGGCGAGGGCTTGGATTTCGGGGGCCAGTTCTAGATCCATGACGTTTTGCTCTACCACCGAGGTACTAAAACGAGAACTGGTCAATCCTCGGTAAAAGCGATTTTCCTTGACCAAGGATTCACGAATACTAAGTAGGGATTCGAGTTGAGCTTCCGAGGCTTCGGAATCAAAAGTGAGCAAAGGAGAACCTGCTTCGATTCTCTGACCGTCTTCCACATTAACGCTACTGACTACCCCATTGATGGGTGCCTGAATTTCCTGCACCGAATTACGGGGTCTAAGTTGTCCTCTGGCGGCCACCACTTGCTCAATACGGGCAAAATATGCCCATAATACTGCAAAAACCGTTACTCCCATAATCGTCCAGGTAATGGCCCGGGACCATACGGCAGATTGTTTGAGGATTACCCCTTTTTCAAAGTCTGAGGTATCTAGGTTTACTTTTTCTTGGGGTGCTTGGGTGGTTTCTGCTTGTCCGTCTCGTTTTAAGAGATTTTCTTGACTTGAATTGCGATTATCGGTAGATTGCATAGTTCTTGTTGGATAGGATGGACTGATGAATCTGCCTGAGAATCAAATCTCAGGCTTTAGAGTTTACACTTCGGTTTTGAGTTGTTGTTGATAGAGATAGTAGTAACGGGCGTGTAGTTCCATCAATTCCTCATGGGTTCCTACCTCCACAATGGTTCCTTTGTCCATTACTACGATGGTATCAGCGTTTTTGATGGTTCCTAAACGGTGAGTAATAAATAGTACGGTGCGATCGCTAAACGCTGAAATTAGGTTCTGACATACTTGGGCTTCGGTATTATAATCCAAGGCGCTAGTGGCTTCGTCCAAAATTAGCATCCGAGGATTTTGTAACACTGAACGGGCGATCGCAATCCGTTGTCGTTGACCTCCGGATAAAGATGCACCCCTTTCCCCTACCCTTGTATTATAACCATTGGGTAAGTTCATAATAAATTCATGGGCCACGGCAATTTTTGCCGCTTCAATAATATCCTCCGTGGTGGCATCGGGGTTAGTAAGGGCAATGTTATCCATGATCGATCCCTCAAACAAGAGACTCTCTTGGGGTACTACCCCAATTTGACGACGGAGAGAGTACAACTCCACTCGGTTAACGTCATAACCATCGATCATAATCCGTCCCGACTCAGGCTCATAAAGCCTCGCCACCAATTTGGTTAGGGTACTTTTTCCTGCACCACTTTCCCCGACGATACCCACAAAGGTACCCGCAGGAAATTCAATACTCACATTATTAAGCTGTAAAGGAGTATTGGGTTTAAAGCGGAAACAGACATTGTCATATTTCAAATTCCCTTCAATGGCAGGCATGGGGATATTATCCCGATCCTCTTCACCTTCTTGGGGATGATCCACAATATCCGCTAAACGTTCGAGAGATAGGGCTGTTTGTTGGAAGTTTTGCCACAACTGAGCAAGGCGTAAAATAGGAGAAGTTACATAACCTGCAATGATACGGAAAGCGATTAACTGCCCTAGGGTTAACTCCCCTTGTAATACGAGGTAAGCTCCCACCCACAACACCAATAACTGGGATAGTTGATTGAGGAAGTTACTGGCTGAACCTGCCAGAGTTTGAGTAATTACGGTTCTAAATCCTGTACCTACATAACTGGCATAACGTTCTTGCCATTCCCAACGGGATCTCAACTCGATATTTTGAGCTTTCACCGTTTGAATACCCGACATCACCTCCACAAGATGGGATTGAGTCTCGGCGTTACGTTCAGCTTTTTCCCTGAGTTGACGACGAATGAGGGGAGAAAAAACATAGGTGAGGACGATAAAAATGGGAATAATCGCCATGGATACGAAGGTGAGAATCGGGCTGTAGATAAACATCACCACGATATAAATCACTGAGAAAATCGCATCTAACACCACTGTAAGAGCAGTTCCCGTCAAAAATGACCTAATATTTTCCAACTCGTTGATACGGGTGGAAATTTCGCCCACAGGACGCTTTTCAAAGTACCTCAGAGGTAGCCGTAAAAGGTGGTCAATGATTTCTGAACCCAAAGCCATGTCAATGCGGTTGGTGGTATCCACAAAGGAGTAGGTGCGCAGGGTGCTGAGGATGGCTTCAAATACGGCAAGAACTACGAGGAAGATTCCCAATACTTGTAGGGTATCGGGGCTATTTTGGACGATTACTTTATCGATGATTACCTGAATCATCAAAGGATTTGCTAGGGCAAAAAGTTGGACGAAGAAGGAGGCAACGAATACCTCTACCAACATCCATTTAAATTTGATCAGGGATGGTATAAACCAATTTAAGCCAAATTTTTGTTGGGCGGTTTCTTTGTTTTTCTTGAGTAGTAGGGCTTTTCCTTTTTGTCCCCATCTTTCGAGGAAACTAATGGTTTTCATTTCCCGAACTCTGCCGAGGGTAGGATCTGCCACTACGATGGTTTTATCACTGGTGGAGTAGATGACGACGAGGGATTCTTCTAGTTTCACCAAAACGGGGGCTTCTAGTCGGGGAACTGCCCCTGCTGGTACTTCTACCAGTTGACTGTTCAAGCCCAAAAGTTCACCAATGGCTCCACAAACTTCGAGGGATAATTTACCGCTTTTTTCTACTTGTTGCTTGATAACACGGGTGAGAATATCTCCTTTGTAGGGAATGTTGAAGTATTTACTCAACATCCGAAAACAGGCGATACCGATGTCGGCCTCACTTCTACCTGAAAAGTAGGGGTAACTTTTGAGGGATTTTTTTGGTTCTTTGAATAGGGTTTCGGGTTGTTCTTGTAAAACGCTATTGTCTGCTTGGGGAATTTTGTCCTCGTCCATGAGGACTTTGGGGGTAACGGTGGGGGGTTGTTCCCTTGTGGGGCTGGGGGTTTTGTTTTCCTGCCATGGGTCTTGTTTTTGTTCTTCTGTGGCTAGGGATGAACCGTTAGGGGGTTCGGGTATGCTATTGGTATGGGCGGCTTCGATCAGCTGAAGATCTAGGGATATGAGCCTGATTTCTGTTTCTGCTTGGATGGTTTCCCTCGGGTTGACGGTGGCACCGATGGCGAGGTCTTTGATTTTTCCTCCACTAAAGCACCATATATGACCGTCGGGGGCGGGGGGAATTTGAGTAATTTTGCCTTTTTCTAGGTGGCTGACTTGGGATGTTTTGAGCGCTTCTTGGCTCAACACTTTGAGGTTGCCTTCCCCTGTGGCACGGTGGCTGAGTTGATAGCCGAGGCTATCGAATATTTCAATGAGTCCGGGGGTGTTTTGGTAGTATTCTCTGATGTTTTGCTTTTGTTCCAACAAATTGAGGAATTTTTCCCTAGCTAGGGTAAGGGCTACCACGGGGGTAGAGGCGATCGCCGTTTCACAAGCAAAACCCCTCATTAAACTTTGCCAACCGATAACGTTTCCATGGCTAACAAGTTTTAAACTTAGGGGTAAACTGGTACGGGGATCATAGCCGATGTAACGGGCTTGTCCTTCGTAGATAATGGATATGTAGGGGGGAATTTTATCTTTGACTAGCATGATTTGCCCCATTTCGTATTTGAGGGG
The sequence above is a segment of the Cyanobacterium stanieri PCC 7202 genome. Coding sequences within it:
- a CDS encoding cell division topological specificity factor MinE (PFAM: Septum formation topological specificity factor MinE~TIGRFAM: cell division topological specificity factor MinE~COGs: COG0851 Septum formation topological specificity factor~InterPro IPR005527~KEGG: cyt:cce_2473 cell division topological specificity factor MinE~PFAM: Septum formation topological specificity factor MinE~SPTR: Cell division topological specificity factor;~TIGRFAM: cell division topological specificity factor MinE) gives rise to the protein MKNIFTSITSWGSTEKSGRSAKNRLQLVLAHDRAGVNPELIEKMRLEILEVVNRYLDIDIEEMDFSIQSSDRTTSLKANLPIKKIKRNQEI
- a CDS encoding MscS Mechanosensitive ion channel (PFAM: Mechanosensitive ion channel~COGs: COG0668 Small-conductance mechanosensitive channel~InterPro IPR006685~KEGG: cyt:cce_1820 small mechanosensitive ion channel~PFAM: MscS Mechanosensitive ion channel~SPTR: Putative small mechanosensitive ion channel, MscS family), whose product is MENITNIIEFLQAQEGYQVFLNFIYEFGFFTFCLLLSFLVGRYTPFFVKVIISKFSQKPLNEFYQGIIDPLKNLFRLAGTFILWSLSLNFIRNYEGLYNFLQFIIDLSLILIIAWLASRLFRQVIIVYGINLIQKLGKEVDELLLVMETIVNVLIGFIAALAFARRLDINLVGLIASVGLGGVAIAFAAQKTLEQLLGTCVIYLDRPFTVGEYIRLNTGLYGRVESIGLRSTKIRLPGKGTLMILPNSMMANIEIENVTRGKKVMVLLYLDFANTLEDSEKALVEDVVKKCTNALFGIDPDSTKVALFLPENQQETRARVTFFILGSNESSIKLRKRLLELANDKISQQLITHGINFTMQEPTIYVDSPVTL
- a CDS encoding MscS Mechanosensitive ion channel (PFAM: Mechanosensitive ion channel~COGs: COG0668 Small-conductance mechanosensitive channel~InterPro IPR006685~KEGG: cyc:PCC7424_1410 MscS mechanosensitive ion channel~PFAM: MscS Mechanosensitive ion channel~SPTR: MscS Mechanosensitive ion channel) codes for the protein MIDTLLNSDPALQIGILVTFAVLIFLTTIYLQKLGNFISNKFVSPDGSSFYKDVIQPDLNLVVLLWFLGLLDIYILVNEEPKIVKVAEIFLSLGIAVLTIWLITRWFRILFDKYLLNVALKSDKKINSEFLIVGKFVANAVIVLLIVFIFSQVHKINLFGLLASLGIGGLAIAFAAQKTLEQVLGGIVIYLDRPFSIDDYIGLPDGVFGRVESIGLRSTKIRLSGKGTLMIIPNSALTQANIENYTGAKKIISLVYFTFYTPLDEDERALIRQIIIESTKDIFGIDPKNTGVKFEEVNQGRNKSFTQAQVSFFLLGSERVSMDLRRQLLDIARENITLQLKNYGINFTIEDETINVDSPITI
- a CDS encoding secretion protein HlyD family protein (PFAM: HlyD family secretion protein~InterPro IPR003997:IPR006143~KEGG: cyt:cce_3059 HlyD family secretion protein~PFAM: secretion protein HlyD family protein~SPTR: HlyD-family secretion protein); translation: MQSTDNRNSSQENLLKRDGQAETTQAPQEKVNLDTSDFEKGVILKQSAVWSRAITWTIMGVTVFAVLWAYFARIEQVVAARGQLRPRNSVQEIQAPINGVVSSVNVEDGQRIEAGSPLLTFDSEASEAQLESLLSIRESLVKENRFYRGLTSSRFSTSVVEQNVMDLELAPEIQALALNRAAVVEEIEFYESQIGSRNGDGLSADQASRLAAANNELDSRSQVAQLKISQLERQRSQNSSQLADAQRQLINDRAVLEQIRNRNRDAIARAEESLRIDEEILANFTPLSEEGAVSRVQTDLQRQKVQDRQASIIEQRSNGRIEEERQQQQIQSRQAQIEQLREEQSRINLEISQAQQELRNTVSVSERDVRDRLAGNNQRLSEIDSQLNRIVVDNEKRIAELDSQISSAQQTLRFQELKAPVSGTVFDLQASPGFVPRSGISEPLLKIVPDPSPENPLIAEGYVTNQDIGFVQIGQQVDVRIDSFSYSEFGDIKGTVQFIGSDALPPDQTYNFYRFPVRVELEQQNLVVRGNPIDLQSGMSVSLNIKVREDRSVLSLFTELFTDKVDSLRQVR